Below is a window of Impatiens glandulifera chromosome 2, dImpGla2.1, whole genome shotgun sequence DNA.
AACACTGGTCATTGAGGGAACCAATGCCCTCAAGTATCTGATCACATACTCTACGTTCCCCAGCAAACAATAGTTTGACCTGTTTAcgcaaaaaatatatatttatagagcAAACATGTGCATATGTATAATATTAGTAACAGTATAAACTTACGGCTATTCGCATGAAATGAATCCAGTTCCCAATCTTAGCCTCTAGAACTTCCCATTGCATTTTCTGAACATCCTCCTTGCTCAGGTTTTCCACTCTCAATTTGCGAAGACTTTCTTCCAAAACTGGAGAACGAGTATCTCTAGATGATGGATAATGACATTATCAATAAGTTTCGGAAATTTCACAAATTAGAATGAAAGTCATGGTAAATGACCACTAAATCTGGTATTATCTTGTGGTTCTTATAAATAGATAATCTCTGTTATATTCTCAATCACATATCTATAATTCTCTACATGGTATAACATTTGTTAATTGCTTCTTAAAGGCCCCTTTATCTACCTCAATCATTGACAGAGGAGACTTTgctactattttatttttctacttTTCATCATCCTATTTTTTGCTTCAGTTACTTCTATTCATTTcccattcaaaataaaaaatggagaaaaataaaaattgagaggAGACAGCTAGAGGAAAGCCATTCGACATGGCAAGCTGGACATAACGTCATTTGAGACAGCCCAGAGCTATTGTTACATTATCAAAgcctaaaattatttattatgctGCAAATCCAAgtgaataataaaattaattcactTGATTTTGGAGtagaatagaaaaatataatcaaacaaatatacaattagatttaattaggataataatatattatgctGTTGCAAagggttttcttttttatattttaaataagatatatCAAAACAAGACGAATTTATATGATTGGGTTGCAAACAGGTTTCAGGACCCTCATCATCTTACCTGTATATTTTAACCAATTGTTGCTGGTGACCAGCTTGAGCCATTTGTTGGGCTAAGTTGTGCAGTAGCGGCAAAATTCTTGGTGGAATGAGAACAGGCGGAGTGTAAACTGCATCCTCTAATTCAGCGTTGTGATGCTGCTCATGACCAGGATGATGTTTGCCACCTGAATTTCCTTCATTATCCGGTGACTCAGATGATGGTCTTAATGAACTTGGAAGGCACTCAAAAAGGCGTTCAGGCTCCACAGGTTTGCTGAAAATGGTaatttataataagaaaatttaagTCTTGAAGAAGATTGACAAAGGCATACATGAAAGAAAAGAACTAATATGAATAAACAATCAACAGTTTTAACATCAAAGAAATGGTAAATTAACTGCTTAATATCTATGTGAAATAACTATGGATGAAATGCAGTCATAGAAAGGGCAATGGTATATGATGAGAATAACACACCTATAAGATGACATGATTTGCTCAAATTCCTGTTCTAGCTTTGATAGAGCTTTAGCaagtaaattatttgaatgattaatTACACCATCGCTGCTCTTAAAACTTTTGTTGTTGCTGAAGAAGCTAATATTGCTCTTTAGTTGCTGGATCGCTTCAAGGTAGCTTTCCAAGTCTTCATGTGGACCTCTAAGTATCTTAGTCTCAGCCTGCAAtgttacaatatttataatatcaatgCTGCATAAACAGAACCAATTACTATTTTATATCAAACTAACCTGACGAGAAATATCAAATTGAGACAATATAACTTCTGATGCCTTCAATGTCTTATCAATATTCTCATGAGCTCTCCTGATAGCGTGTGTTCTAATCTGCAAATGTAGAAGATAACATGAGCTAAGACCCAGAaagatcatttattttttacctATACAAGGATGTAATCATGAGGTTCATAATTTTATCAAACCTAAAACAGGGCTAGTATCTTTTTTCCCTAAATACAAAACATTGCAGGAAAATGAGATGGGTCTTTTGGTTTGTGAAATGGGTCAAGTCTGCCGACAGCAATAGATCAGACCAAGAAATGGTGTGTgtgaaagaaagagagaggacCTGAGTAGGGCGCATGGCGGTTTCAAGGGCAGAAAGACGATGGTCGAAGGAACCAAGTACGGAGACCATGGTATCGGTAATGGATTGACTCTTCTGAAGCGCCTCCCTCATCTTCGCTGCTCTTTCACTAAGCATATCTACTGGAGATACTGCCGAAATCGCCATCTTTTTTAGTCTGAAAACCGGATCCTACAGTTTGAAGAGGATTTGATTATAGATGAAGGAAAGAATTATGACCCTTTCTTTCGTGAAGAAAATGAACAGTTGGCGACTTGGCGGACAGCTGGTAAAGCGTAGATCCTCCGTTTCTGTTGGGTCTTTATACACTGAGTCAACTCGGTGTTAATCAAAATTGAAAGACTCCGACTTTATAAAAACCTATTTCAAAATAGCCCTCAACTCAGTCAACGTcgttaattttgaatattgtattgtttgtatatgaattttatatCTTACCCTTAGACGGACtagtcttttatttattttttaattgaaaatagtGTTAGGAGACGTGCTTTTAATTACTATCAATATTATCTtcaattatatcatattataatatttttttaaaatagtataactAGAATCCAAActtaccaaaaataaaaaaataaaaataaagagatcaactttttaattaagtCAAATAGGAAAAAAGTAACCCTAAAGATGAAATGGgaacacatttttattttattttgaataaaaacgtaaaactttatatttttttctagcTTCAAAacttttacattaatatttctTTCCTTTTAAGTTGTCTATTAATAATGAGAGGGATAGACtttattaaagatttttttattgctCTATGAATAACATACTCCATTTTCAATcgaacataaaatatttttttattcaaatcttAGTTAACTAAAGAATTCTTCAATCATTTGTGGCTGATTAACAACAAAgttaatttgtcaaaaaatGACATGTTCAGATCGGGTAATCCATCACTCCATGAATCCTTTTAATAAACATTGGCATGAGTTACTTCATTTAAGGCGGCTTAGTGGAAATCTAATTCAAAAGTCTTTACCATAGTTTTGAAACCCTGTTCATTCCGTTGGTCGGACTGGTAAACCCGGTGAACCGATCGTCAAACCGGGCTGAGTTGatgaaaaaattagaaatgcAATCAACCCAATTAAACTCAGCCAACCCGCCGGTTGGACGGAAATATGACAGTCCGGGTTAACACAACGGATTTatcctatttttttaaaaaaaaatatttttctcacttATCACTCTCCCAGTTCTTCTTTTCCCGTTTTTTGGTTCTCACTGGATTTACCTATTTTTAGTTCTATTTGGGTAGATTATCGAATTTTAGTTCTAGACACCGAGAATGACAAACTCTTTCATTCACCTTAAGCTCCACCTTTTATCTAAACGAGCTGATTTCACTTTTACCAGACTAAAAAACGATAAAGgttattttgtaaatcataACTTAAGCTTAGTTTCTCCTCTAGATAAAAGcataattatcaaaaaaaaaataaaaaaaataggaaggTTATAGTTTGATTTGAAGCCTTGTCCCTCGCATAATACAATTAATCTCCTTTATTTCAATTTCTTCTAAGTTGTTGTCATCATTTTCTCGTcaaaatttggtttattttgaGTTCATACTTCATATAGTTGATGATAGTAATTGATATTATTTAGAGGTTCATACTTCATATAGTGATTATTAGGTCTCTGAATTATCTCtttgtttattttgatgattgattAATTGGACAAACACCAACAGATGCAACATCAAATTCTTCAAGTGTAAATCTGAAACTTCTATAAGAATGGAATAAATTGTAATTgcgaaataatattttgatgaatttttGCTATTTTTGAATCAGTTATCCACCGATTGAACCAGTAACCCAGTCCTCTTCATCGGGTTGATGACCAGGCCGAGTTTCAAAACTATGTTCTTTACACTTGACATAGTAGGTCAATTTGTGATAATATTACTAACAAGGATCTCGTCTCCAACAAGAATACACATTTTTTACCATTGCCACGAGACATTTGTAGAAATTTTGACAAACTCATTTTCTAAAATGGGTTAAGGGAAGTATTCCCAAAGACACCAACTGAGAATCAAAAGAGATATAGGTCCATTACACCTACCATTGACAGTGGCAACATAACAGAAGACAGTGATTGAACATGCTCAAGAACAATaatgttgaatataaaataaagagacaCAAAAAACAGTTGGAATGTGAATTAAGCAATgttctatattatattatttatcatactcaaaacaattttataaattctgTAAACAATACCATGTATACAAAAAGGTGTCTACCTAGtcattaaaagtgaaaaatcaTTATTGTGACAGTATCATTATAACTCAATTTTGTAAACCAAGAATGCTGCAGTCCCACAGTAGTTTGTTGCGAGTGCCCTTCCAGTTGAGGTTGGATCTGAGAATGCTAATTGAGATGGTTGCAAAGAAGAACCCTCACAGAAGTTTTTCCTGATGGAAATAACAACACAAAGGAATCCCTTCAAACAAACTAGATTTTCTCATGTTGGCTTCTTCTTTGTTATGTCAAATGAACAAAAATTGGGCAAGAACTTACCTGACAATGTCAAGTAGCTGGCTTGCTATACGTTTCCTCCTCATAAAGGGCGCAACCCAAATAGCTCTAATTCCACATTCTGCTGGTATAGCTTCCTCACCAACAACTAGAGCTCCCATAAGAACATCTCTTAATTCTTCAGAAACTTTTGGTGGGTAAGTTCTTTTTTTCACAGATTCCCTTTGGAAACAAATGCCTCCAAATTGGAGAAGAGATGAATTTGGTTGTTCTTGCTTTGTTGTTTTATCATTGACAACATTACTAATACCCGGAAGAATTCTGTACGAAACTTTTATTGGCTCAACAATAACACACCCAGCAATCCTCTGATTATAGATGTACAGGTaagtctgcgatgaaagatcAACTTAgtaataataagattataattaaatatggtTGGCATTTGGTGGTAAAGAGTTCATGCCTTGCAGAGTTTATGAATTAGCAATGTACTTCCTAGTTCAGTCTCTATCATATGAAAAACCTTCTTAACCTGTTACAATTAGCTTCATTTGTTTGTTACAAATGGAAAACATAGACTTCAATATCTTATGAACTAACCTTTTTCGTATGAGCAGGTGGATCACCATCCATTACTAAAATTATGCGTACTGATTTATTTGGAACTTGAAGAACTCTTTCCTTTTTCCAACCCTGCAGACCAAACATAGATATACTTCATTGTTTGGTCCAAACACAGAATGAAAatgaaacagaaaaaaaaaaccttaaattGGATTCCCATCATGAAGTCTTTGTGAAATTCTTTATGAACTTTCTCATCCTCTTCATCACCACAGACATAACTGAACCCACAAATGGAACATGCATGTAAAAGAAAGTCGGATTGCCCCAATTCCAAATGAAGTTGATCATATCTTCTCCTTTTCTTCTGGTTCTTGGCCAAGCTCATGATGGACTTCAAAGAACTTTGTGAGGAACACGCTGATTCAGTCCATTGGCAAGAAGCTTCACTTTTACTACTAAGAGAATCAAACCAAACCATCATTGAATACTTCATGTTTGAACAACATGCCTAGATCTTTTAGTAACTAGAGAAAATATTGACCAGAACAAAACCATTTTCTGTTCAGCTTCTCAAAAGTTCAAATCAGTAATGGATTCCATGAACAACTCAGCACTCAGTAAAAGAGACAAATCAGACACCCATAATCAGACAAGAAATGATCAGTCCATGACTCCATGGGCGTGAAAGAATCACTTTCCTCCAGAATCAAGGAAATTAAAATGCAGTAACTTGTATGGGAACCCTTACAAGAATGAATTAGTTAAAGATGTTTTAGTGATCATTCTTCTTCCTTGTCGGCTTTCACGCAGACtgaatgatatataataaattgtttttaggAGAAATGGGATTTAGTTATTTTCTCTCAATTTATTTCCTTTCAGCAGTAGTAACACAATATATGAGAGTTTTGATTAGAATTCGAAACATTAAGCGTGCAATTAATAGACAATAACAGAACGGAAAGGCCTACCGGAGGCGATGATCTTCCGTTTGAATGGGACATGAAAGATACTGAGGTAGGGTTTCGTTCGGTGACTGTTGAGCTTTGCAGAAATCAGTGATCTTCGTTTGCATTGCTATCTCTCTCTCCGCCTGTTCACCACTTGTCTGGGCTAGATGTTTAGGCGTTAAAAGTTTTTCCCGCCCCTTTCCTTTCATTAGAATtctaaaaattaatgttaatttttttaatatattcatatatattctcaattttatacttttatatatatatatatatatatatatatatatatatatatatatatatatatatatatatataatggaagATGTTCTTAATTAAACTTGAAAACTCGaagcatttaattttttttctcgatTACTAGATCTTGTTACCCAACCTGacctattttttataataaataacagCCCTGGTGGTTAATTTATGGATTGACCCGCATATCAAATTTGATacgataaaatttaaaatataagataaattttgaaatataaaataaattttgaattatatttatcacataaatattattatcattttaaattatgtgatattttttaaaatctattttgttctataaaatataaatcaataattaaattgaaacaatggactcataatatatttttttaattagtaaaacaaattcaaactctatattgaaaaaataattagggaGATATTAATAGTGTTGAAATTctttttctaatataaatatgttgaattttaatagtaaaattaaaaaaaaatataattaccttaattttagttaaaaatatatatattttttaaatttgaactcattactaaataaaaattattttttattttattttaaacaaatatgatacaagattgatgataattatttatacacattcatatataccatttatatttaaactctttatataacttatactaggaaattgtctaaataaattttaaataatataattattttttcaaaaattaaaattaataatgtaaatatagttgatcaacaaaaaaatatattatatttttaaataatataaattatatataaaaatcaattatattattatatatatttataaaaataaaagacagaAGACTCATTTGAAATATCTATTTAACTTAAGGAgcagttttttattttatgacgatggagaaaatatatgaaaacaaaaacatataagAAACTTTTTAGcgaagataaataataattttattttattttattttattttattttgtaggaAAAGGGGAAGAGGTCTTTGAGATGGATTGTAGCCGGAAATTTCTATCTCTACAACTCCATCTAGAGAGAGAGTGTGATTAGAGAGAAGgattcattcattcataccTTCGTTGAAGTTTCCTTCATTGGATCTCTGATCAACATTGTTTGAATTTCCACAGTTTGACTGCAGCTGGAATTACAATTTCATTCTTTACCGATTTGATTCTGTCAACAAACCCTAACCCCGATTCGTGTTACCGCAACTGCtaccaagaagatgaagagggTCTTCGGCATTAAGAAAGACAAAGAGCCCCCTCCTTCCATTCAGGACGCCTCCGATCGGGTTAGTTTTCTCTGCCTCCTCTCCTTGCCCTAAATTCATCCCAGCTTTAACTATCTACAAGGATCTttcatttgtatttaaaaaaatcgttACTTTTTTTGTAATATCataaaaatgtctaaaataCAATTTGATGTAATTACTTCTTGAGTACTAGCTAGCtaaaaaacaaatccaaatctTCCTTCCTTCTTAGTTACAGGACTGGGATCTTACATTATTATAGCAAGTTAATACCCAAAAATTTGAATCATGTTGTTTTATTCTCCACCTTAGATCAACAAAAGAGGTGAAACTGTTGATGAAAAGATCAAAAGGCTTGATGTGGAGCTTGCAAGATATAAAGAACAGATCAAGAAAACTAGACCGGGACCTGCTCAAGAAGCTGTGAAAGCTCGAGCTATGAGAGTTTTGAAGCAGAAGAAGATGTAAGTTGTTTTTCTGTCATTATGCAGCATGaggaattaatattttatgcatcATACCTTAGCTTTATAAAGTACTATTTTCATGTTGCTTTACCACTAAGAGGACTACTAAAATTATGTTGAGATTTATATTGTTTCATTGGACTGGCATGTAGAATTTTTGGACACAATTTAACATGTTAACCGTGGGGTAGGCCTAGAAGTGCTTGAAATTTAATCTGCAACAAAAAATTCATGGTGTTGTCAGTAAGCAAAATTGAATATCTATATAATGGATAATGTCTCTGAGAAGTAGATTGAGAGAAGAGGTCAATTGTGTCTCAGTTGTTACCTTATACTTCCAATTGTATAACTtgagtttttcccaacaaataAACAGTTTTTCAACTGCTTCTTTTATACATTTGCAAAAGAA
It encodes the following:
- the LOC124928091 gene encoding protein CHROMOSOME TRANSMISSION FIDELITY 7-like; protein product: MQTKITDFCKAQQSPNETLPQYLSCPIQTEDHRLRSKSEASCQWTESACSSQSSLKSIMSLAKNQKKRRRYDQLHLELGQSDFLLHACSICGFSYVCGDEEDEKVHKEFHKDFMMGIQFKGWKKERVLQVPNKSVRIILVMDGDPPAHTKKVKKVFHMIETELGSTLLIHKLCKTYLYIYNQRIAGCVIVEPIKVSYRILPGISNVVNDKTTKQEQPNSSLLQFGGICFQRESVKKRTYPPKVSEELRDVLMGALVVGEEAIPAECGIRAIWVAPFMRRKRIASQLLDIVRKNFCEGSSLQPSQLAFSDPTSTGRALATNYCGTAAFLVYKIEL